One Rosettibacter firmus genomic window carries:
- a CDS encoding NADH-dependent [FeFe] hydrogenase, group A6, with protein sequence MVELTINDIKVKAEEGMTILDAAKSVGIYIPTLCHLKNLFPTGACRICVVEVEGMRGLIPSCAYPAMNGMKVQTNSLRVRVARKTIVELLIENHPQDCLICVRNKNCELQDLAERYSVREHRYAGEKKSHAIDISSASMERDPAKCILCGRCVRTCNEIQKIGAIDFTNRGFRSNVTTPFNKGLNVSDCILCGQCILVCPTAALREKSHAKEVVAALNDKNKFTVAQIAPAVRATLGEEYNLPLGTNVTGQIITGLRRLGFKKVFDTNFGADLTILEEATELVNRIKNNETLPMFTSCCPGWIKYAEQNYPHLLNHISTCKSPHEMEGAIIKTYYAKKMGLNPKDIFVVSIMPCTVKKFESSRPELSENYFPDVDAVLTTRELVRLFKVAGIDFNDLPEDNFDNPLGESTGAAAIFGTSGGVMEAALRTAYYKISGKELNQLDFVDVRGMSGIKESSVSINGMTINIAVVNGIGNVKKILEEVEQGNSKYHFIEVMACPGGCVNGGGQPIHQNPEKVRKRAQALYEIDAKMKNRRSHENESIKKLYKEFLGEPCGHLSHEILHTTYINRKKILEEV encoded by the coding sequence ATGGTAGAATTAACTATTAACGATATAAAAGTAAAAGCAGAAGAAGGAATGACTATTCTTGATGCTGCAAAATCTGTTGGCATATATATTCCAACATTGTGTCATTTGAAAAATTTATTTCCTACAGGTGCTTGTAGAATTTGTGTGGTCGAAGTTGAAGGAATGAGAGGTTTGATTCCCAGTTGCGCATATCCTGCTATGAATGGAATGAAAGTTCAAACTAACTCTCTTAGAGTAAGAGTAGCACGAAAAACCATTGTTGAACTTTTGATAGAAAATCATCCTCAGGATTGTTTAATCTGTGTAAGAAATAAAAATTGTGAATTACAGGATTTAGCAGAAAGATACAGTGTAAGAGAACATCGTTATGCTGGTGAAAAGAAAAGTCATGCGATTGATATTTCCAGCGCTTCGATGGAAAGAGATCCGGCAAAATGTATTTTATGTGGTAGATGTGTTAGAACATGTAATGAAATACAAAAAATTGGAGCTATCGATTTTACAAATCGTGGCTTTAGAAGTAATGTTACTACTCCTTTTAATAAAGGATTAAATGTTAGTGATTGTATTCTCTGTGGACAATGTATTCTCGTCTGTCCAACAGCTGCTTTGAGAGAGAAAAGTCATGCTAAAGAAGTTGTTGCTGCACTTAACGATAAAAATAAATTTACAGTTGCACAAATCGCTCCAGCAGTTCGTGCAACTTTAGGAGAAGAATATAATCTTCCACTTGGAACTAATGTAACTGGACAAATAATCACAGGTTTAAGACGTCTTGGATTTAAAAAAGTATTTGATACAAACTTCGGAGCTGATTTAACAATTCTTGAAGAAGCAACTGAATTAGTTAATCGTATAAAAAATAATGAAACACTTCCAATGTTTACAAGCTGTTGCCCGGGATGGATAAAATATGCAGAACAAAATTATCCTCATCTTTTAAATCATATTTCTACATGTAAATCGCCACATGAAATGGAAGGGGCAATTATTAAAACTTATTATGCTAAGAAAATGGGATTGAATCCAAAAGATATTTTCGTAGTGTCAATAATGCCATGTACAGTTAAAAAATTTGAATCAAGTAGACCTGAATTAAGTGAGAATTATTTCCCGGATGTAGATGCAGTATTAACAACACGAGAACTTGTAAGATTATTTAAAGTTGCTGGTATCGACTTCAATGATTTACCAGAAGATAATTTTGATAATCCACTTGGTGAATCTACTGGTGCCGCTGCAATATTTGGTACAAGTGGTGGGGTAATGGAAGCAGCTTTAAGAACTGCATATTATAAAATATCTGGTAAAGAACTAAATCAACTCGATTTCGTAGATGTTAGAGGAATGAGTGGAATAAAAGAAAGTTCCGTTTCAATTAATGGAATGACAATTAATATAGCTGTTGTAAATGGAATTGGTAATGTTAAAAAAATATTAGAAGAAGTTGAGCAGGGCAATTCAAAATACCATTTCATAGAAGTTATGGCTTGTCCTGGTGGATGTGTTAATGGTGGCGGACAACCAATACATCAAAATCCAGAAAAAGTAAGAAAACGTGCACAGGCTCTTTATGAAATAGATGCAAAAATGAAAAATAGACGGTCACATGAAAATGAGTCAATAAAAAAATTATATAAAGAATTTTTAGGTGAACCCTGTGGTCATCTGTCACATGAAATCTTACATACAACTTATATAAATCGTAAAAAAATTCTCGAAGAAGTTTAA
- a CDS encoding [Fe-Fe] hydrogenase large subunit C-terminal domain-containing protein, which produces MSAGIVTTIGQKCKRCYSCIRECPARAIKVINGQAVVIEERCITCGHCVKVCSQNAKSVLNDKDVVMNDYLLNNKTFAIIAPSFPASFPGAEKKLIAALRKLGFSFVGEATFGADLISNYYIKYLEKSDNKTIISSPCPAIYIWIEKYFTDIVENLAEVVSPMIAMGRYLKKNYGNDIKVVFIGPCIAKKSEYRDENVSGAIDAVLTFKELKEIIEENEISLSDLEDSNFDPPFAYMGKAYPLTGGLLKTTNTHGDILEKEIIIVEGKDKVQEILKEIADKKIKSKFIDILFCEGCINGPAIDSNLNYYSRREKVISYIEDNINSFDKRVWQSTLFNNRDLDLSRKFQPKNQKKPDPSEDLIKSILAKTNKFSKSDELNCGACGYPTCREYAIAIAKDLAEEDMCLPYLIEKLELANKEIKETQEQLAHAEKLASIGQLAAGVAHEINNPLGSIMIYASLLIKKIGKIINEPQYVEDLKLILEEANRCKNIVSNLLNFARQGKLRITQVNVCEIVNDVIRLIKVKQEFSDVTIIENYNGGNKTIEGDFDQLKQALLNVIINACEAVENKDEKVVTISYADDKDKLLIKISDTGAGIPPENLSKIFTPFFTTKKIGKGTGLGLAITYGIIKMHKGDIKVNSEVGKGTSFIITLPIKQNILIEN; this is translated from the coding sequence ATGTCAGCAGGAATAGTAACAACAATAGGACAGAAATGTAAAAGATGTTATTCTTGTATAAGAGAATGTCCTGCTCGCGCAATTAAAGTGATTAATGGTCAAGCTGTTGTGATTGAAGAAAGATGCATAACATGTGGTCACTGTGTTAAGGTATGCTCTCAAAATGCAAAAAGTGTCTTAAATGATAAAGATGTGGTTATGAATGATTACTTACTAAATAATAAAACATTCGCAATAATTGCACCATCATTCCCGGCTTCATTTCCCGGTGCAGAAAAAAAATTAATCGCTGCATTAAGAAAACTTGGATTTAGTTTTGTAGGAGAAGCAACATTTGGTGCAGATTTAATTAGCAATTATTACATAAAATATCTTGAAAAATCAGATAATAAAACAATCATCAGTAGTCCATGTCCAGCAATTTATATATGGATCGAAAAATATTTTACAGATATTGTTGAGAATCTTGCTGAAGTAGTATCTCCTATGATTGCAATGGGAAGATATTTGAAGAAGAATTATGGAAATGATATTAAAGTAGTTTTTATCGGTCCATGTATTGCAAAAAAAAGTGAATACCGTGATGAAAATGTTTCCGGTGCAATTGATGCTGTATTAACTTTTAAGGAATTAAAAGAAATAATTGAAGAGAATGAAATATCTTTGTCTGATCTTGAGGATTCAAATTTTGATCCTCCATTTGCCTATATGGGGAAAGCATATCCACTAACTGGTGGTTTACTAAAAACTACAAATACACACGGAGATATTTTAGAAAAAGAAATAATAATTGTTGAAGGAAAAGATAAAGTGCAGGAGATATTAAAAGAAATAGCTGATAAAAAAATTAAATCCAAGTTTATTGATATTTTATTTTGTGAAGGTTGTATTAATGGACCCGCAATTGATTCTAATCTGAATTATTATTCAAGAAGAGAAAAAGTTATATCATATATCGAGGATAACATAAATTCATTCGATAAAAGAGTATGGCAAAGTACACTTTTTAACAACCGAGATTTGGACCTTAGTAGAAAATTTCAACCTAAAAATCAGAAAAAGCCAGATCCTTCTGAAGATTTAATAAAATCTATTCTTGCTAAAACTAATAAGTTCAGTAAATCTGATGAATTAAATTGTGGTGCCTGTGGCTATCCTACTTGTAGAGAATATGCAATTGCAATTGCTAAAGATTTAGCAGAAGAAGATATGTGCTTACCTTATTTAATAGAAAAACTTGAACTTGCCAATAAAGAAATTAAAGAAACACAAGAACAACTTGCTCATGCAGAAAAATTAGCTTCAATTGGTCAATTAGCTGCAGGTGTTGCTCACGAAATTAATAATCCGCTTGGTTCTATAATGATATATGCATCACTGCTTATTAAAAAGATTGGAAAAATTATTAACGAACCACAATATGTAGAAGATTTGAAATTAATATTGGAAGAAGCAAATAGATGCAAGAATATAGTTTCAAACCTTTTGAATTTTGCTCGACAAGGAAAACTAAGAATAACCCAAGTTAATGTTTGTGAAATTGTTAATGATGTAATAAGATTAATTAAAGTTAAACAAGAATTTTCTGATGTGACTATAATTGAAAATTATAATGGTGGCAATAAAACAATAGAAGGTGATTTTGATCAGTTAAAACAAGCATTATTAAATGTGATTATTAACGCCTGCGAAGCAGTAGAAAATAAAGATGAAAAGGTAGTAACAATATCATATGCTGATGATAAAGATAAATTGTTAATAAAAATTTCTGATACCGGTGCCGGAATTCCACCTGAAAATCTAAGTAAAATATTTACTCCTTTTTTTACAACAAAAAAAATTGGAAAGGGAACAGGGCTTGGTCTTGCCATTACTTATGGTATAATTAAAATGCACAAGGGAGATATTAAAGTTAACAGTGAAGTTGGAAAAGGAACAAGTTTTATTATTACTCTACCAATCAAACAAAATATTTTAATAGAAAATTAA
- a CDS encoding response regulator: MELSKVKKILIVDDDIDLLEQNKILLESKGFTVITAENSTEGWKKFQDEKPDAAIVDLIMEESDSGFVLCYKIKKTEHGKNIPVFILTSATYTTGFKFSASTPEEKEWIKCDGILNKPVVIEELLAKIENFH; this comes from the coding sequence ATGGAATTATCAAAAGTTAAGAAAATACTAATAGTTGATGACGACATCGATTTACTTGAACAAAATAAAATTCTACTCGAAAGCAAAGGTTTTACTGTTATAACTGCTGAAAATAGCACTGAAGGCTGGAAAAAATTTCAAGATGAAAAACCTGATGCAGCAATTGTTGATTTAATAATGGAAGAATCTGATTCTGGTTTTGTTCTGTGTTATAAAATTAAAAAAACAGAACACGGAAAAAATATTCCAGTATTTATTCTTACTTCGGCTACTTATACGACTGGTTTTAAATTCAGTGCATCAACACCAGAAGAAAAAGAATGGATTAAATGTGATGGTATATTAAACAAACCTGTAGTAATCGAAGAATTATTAGCAAAAATAGAAAACTTTCATTGA
- a CDS encoding ATP-binding response regulator produces MNNKPKILIIDDEKGLRIGTQRLLEEEGYDVTAVETGEEGIRIGTRNDFDIAVIDLKMPDYDGLEVLQKIKTNRPLTVCFIATAFASYETAIQSTRLGAFGYIPKPFTPDEFLYQIEQGIKQRKLILESEKLKKEREENLLELASEKSRLNAIIKSISDGVLVINKNGELAYYNYAALKFLDLSDIKIGDKILPLLNEKIVQIVEKIFSSETILLKSYTTQIELKPDNELIVEAAATPIPHPDGTLAGVVIVLSNITEFKKIELIKSQFVSMVAHELKAPLAAVQGYLNLLTDEKINLPEEKRKDYLNRSLIRLKSLSDLVNDLLDISRMELKTKFREIEDVDIRDIIKNLIQFFEIDIKKRGLNLEINIAENLPTIKADQNEISRLITNLLSNAIKYNKDNGKIIIDISSSTNYLEIKITDTGIGLKPEEKSKLFNEFFRAKNEKTRGISGTGLGLSIVKKIVDSYYGKIDVVSEFGKGTTFIINLPINI; encoded by the coding sequence ATGAATAACAAACCAAAAATATTAATTATCGATGACGAAAAAGGCTTAAGAATTGGTACACAAAGATTGCTTGAAGAAGAAGGTTATGATGTAACTGCAGTCGAAACAGGTGAAGAAGGCATTCGAATCGGTACCAGAAATGATTTTGATATTGCTGTTATCGATTTAAAAATGCCAGATTATGATGGTCTTGAAGTTTTGCAAAAAATTAAAACTAATCGACCACTTACTGTTTGTTTCATAGCAACTGCATTTGCTAGTTATGAAACCGCAATACAATCAACAAGACTTGGTGCATTTGGTTACATACCAAAACCTTTTACACCAGATGAATTTCTTTACCAAATTGAACAGGGAATTAAACAGAGAAAATTAATATTAGAATCAGAAAAATTGAAAAAAGAAAGAGAAGAAAATCTTTTAGAATTAGCTTCAGAAAAATCTAGACTGAATGCAATTATTAAATCTATAAGTGATGGAGTACTTGTAATTAATAAAAATGGAGAATTAGCTTATTATAATTATGCCGCATTAAAATTTCTTGATTTATCTGATATAAAAATTGGAGATAAGATTCTTCCACTATTAAATGAAAAAATTGTACAAATAGTAGAAAAGATCTTTTCTTCGGAGACAATTTTATTAAAAAGTTATACAACTCAAATCGAATTAAAACCAGATAATGAATTAATAGTAGAAGCAGCTGCAACTCCAATACCACATCCAGATGGTACACTGGCAGGTGTTGTAATTGTCTTGAGTAATATTACAGAATTCAAAAAAATTGAATTAATTAAATCTCAGTTTGTTTCAATGGTTGCTCACGAACTTAAAGCTCCACTTGCTGCTGTTCAAGGTTATTTAAATTTATTAACTGATGAAAAGATCAATCTACCAGAAGAAAAAAGAAAAGATTACTTAAATCGCTCATTAATAAGATTAAAAAGCCTTAGTGATCTTGTAAATGATCTTCTTGATATTTCAAGGATGGAACTAAAAACCAAGTTTAGAGAAATTGAAGATGTAGATATTAGAGATATTATCAAAAATTTAATCCAGTTTTTTGAAATTGATATTAAAAAAAGAGGTTTAAATTTAGAAATTAATATTGCCGAAAATTTGCCTACAATAAAAGCAGATCAGAATGAAATATCCCGTCTTATTACAAATCTCCTTAGCAATGCAATAAAATATAATAAGGATAATGGTAAAATCATTATCGACATATCATCGTCAACAAATTATTTGGAAATAAAAATTACAGATACCGGTATTGGACTGAAGCCAGAAGAAAAGTCAAAATTATTTAATGAATTTTTTAGAGCTAAAAATGAAAAAACGCGAGGCATTAGTGGTACTGGTTTAGGATTAAGCATTGTAAAAAAAATTGTGGATTCTTATTACGGTAAAATTGATGTTGTTTCCGAATTTGGAAAAGGAACAACATTTATAATCAATTTACCTATTAACATATAA
- a CDS encoding response regulator transcription factor, giving the protein MALIAIIDDDPDIIDASSIILKSKGHTIISASNPDDGYKLVTKEKPDLIILDVMMDEPDDGFYLAQKFRKEGITTPILMYTSVSKATGLEFEKSEMVPVEDFVEKPISPEELIQKVEKLLKKEGN; this is encoded by the coding sequence ATGGCTCTAATAGCAATTATTGATGATGATCCAGATATCATTGATGCTAGTAGTATAATCTTAAAATCAAAAGGACATACGATTATTTCTGCTTCGAATCCTGATGATGGTTACAAACTAGTTACAAAGGAAAAACCAGATTTAATTATTCTTGATGTTATGATGGATGAACCAGATGATGGATTTTATTTAGCACAAAAATTTCGTAAAGAAGGAATTACAACTCCAATCTTAATGTACACATCGGTTTCTAAAGCAACAGGCTTAGAATTTGAGAAAAGTGAAATGGTTCCGGTTGAAGATTTCGTTGAAAAACCTATTTCGCCAGAAGAACTTATCCAAAAAGTAGAAAAATTATTAAAGAAGGAGGGTAACTGA
- the nuoE gene encoding NADH-quinone oxidoreductase subunit NuoE, translating to MLVLERNTLTEEIEKLVTKYGKERSSLLPILQDIQRKYKHIPDFAQQEIARLLDIHPVEVYSVISFYSFLSTEPKGRYIVRLCKTISCDMQGKSAVAKAIQRELGINFGETTKDKKFTLEYTNCLGMCDQGPAMIVNERVYTKLTPEKAIQILNELK from the coding sequence ATGCTGGTTTTGGAAAGAAATACTTTGACCGAAGAAATTGAAAAACTTGTTACTAAGTATGGAAAAGAACGTTCATCACTTCTTCCAATACTTCAAGATATACAAAGAAAATACAAACATATTCCAGACTTTGCTCAACAGGAAATTGCAAGACTTCTCGATATTCATCCAGTTGAAGTATATAGTGTTATCTCTTTTTATTCATTCCTTAGTACAGAACCTAAAGGAAGATACATTGTACGCTTGTGCAAAACTATTTCTTGCGATATGCAGGGAAAATCTGCTGTTGCTAAAGCAATTCAAAGAGAGTTAGGAATTAATTTTGGCGAAACTACAAAAGATAAAAAGTTTACACTTGAATATACTAATTGCTTGGGTATGTGTGATCAGGGTCCAGCAATGATTGTAAATGAAAGAGTCTATACAAAGCTAACTCCAGAAAAAGCTATCCAAATATTAAATGAACTGAAGTGA
- a CDS encoding complex I 51 kDa subunit family protein, translated as MEKKRNGILIFSEYSRGAGIKKALESSREDILFELRESNLRGRGGAGFPTATKWTLVAAASADQKYVICNADEGEPGTFKDRVLLMEYPELVFDGMVIAGYTIGATKGIVYLRGEYEYMLKFLEDYLEQMRKDNLLGNNILGKEGFNFDITIRLGSGAYVCGEETALIESLEGHRGEARNRPPYPVNTGFLGKPTVVNNVETLASVPHIVTKGGNWFRKYGTDKSTGSKLFSVSGDCEKPGVYELPWGTKISELLELVGAKNTKAVQVGGASGICIPKSQFDRTLAYEDAATGGSIIIFNESRNMLHILKNFMEFFVEESCGQCTPCRIGNVKLLEGIEMIEKGNYTFAYINNLKELGRTMQVASKCGLGQSSPNAFLSILENFKEEIFNGNGGQNGK; from the coding sequence ATGGAAAAGAAAAGAAATGGCATATTAATTTTTTCTGAATATAGTCGTGGAGCTGGGATTAAAAAAGCTTTAGAATCATCGAGAGAAGATATTTTATTTGAACTACGCGAATCAAATTTAAGAGGAAGAGGTGGAGCTGGATTCCCAACTGCCACCAAATGGACTTTAGTTGCTGCAGCCTCGGCTGATCAAAAATATGTTATCTGTAATGCTGATGAAGGTGAACCAGGTACATTTAAAGATAGAGTACTTCTAATGGAATATCCTGAATTAGTTTTTGATGGAATGGTAATAGCAGGTTATACAATAGGTGCTACTAAAGGTATAGTTTATCTCAGGGGTGAATATGAATACATGCTTAAATTTCTTGAAGATTATCTTGAACAAATGAGAAAAGACAATTTATTAGGTAATAATATATTAGGAAAAGAAGGATTTAATTTTGATATAACAATTCGCTTGGGTTCTGGTGCTTATGTTTGTGGCGAAGAAACTGCTTTAATCGAATCACTTGAAGGGCATAGGGGCGAAGCACGTAATCGACCTCCTTATCCAGTCAATACTGGATTTTTAGGAAAACCGACTGTTGTAAACAATGTAGAAACTTTAGCTTCAGTCCCACATATAGTTACAAAAGGTGGTAATTGGTTTAGAAAATATGGTACTGATAAATCAACAGGCTCAAAATTATTCTCTGTTTCAGGTGATTGTGAAAAACCTGGAGTATACGAATTGCCATGGGGAACTAAAATTTCTGAATTACTTGAATTAGTTGGAGCAAAAAATACTAAAGCTGTCCAGGTAGGTGGTGCTTCTGGAATTTGCATTCCTAAATCTCAATTCGATAGAACTCTTGCTTACGAAGATGCTGCCACTGGAGGTTCAATAATTATTTTTAACGAAAGTAGAAATATGTTACATATTCTGAAAAATTTTATGGAGTTTTTTGTTGAAGAATCCTGTGGACAATGTACTCCATGCAGAATTGGTAATGTAAAATTATTAGAAGGAATAGAAATGATTGAAAAAGGCAATTATACTTTTGCATATATCAATAACTTGAAAGAATTAGGAAGAACAATGCAAGTAGCTTCAAAGTGTGGATTGGGACAATCGAGCCCAAATGCATTCTTATCAATCTTAGAAAATTTTAAAGAAGAAATTTTTAACGGCAACGGAGGTCAAAATGGAAAGTAG
- a CDS encoding NADH-dependent [FeFe] hydrogenase, group A6, whose amino-acid sequence MESRGDFRVPVSQTAHKVEIPKDTSGIGGTVTVEINEKKVSVPLGTTILEACRQVGISIPTLCHHDDLCIAGVCRICVVEVEGMRTLQASCSYPITTPIKIKTSTPTVRKARRHILDLLLSEHYGECYSCFRNGNCELQKLAKEYGVDNYTFGHVNKPRYEVDRSSYSVIRDMSKCILCKRCVRTCIDLQEVGVLEAIGRGDNTHIGTFLDKPLADVICINCGQCINRCPTAALRANDPSDEIWKAIDDPTKHVVIQTAPSPRAAIGEEFGLPAGTSMTRELNTALRRIGFDKVFDTNFAADLTIIEEGTELILRLYKALVKKEPVALPQFTSCSPGWVKYIEHFYPEYLDHMSSAKSPQQMFGALIKTFYAQKAGIDPENIVSVALMPCSAKKFECNRPEMNSSGFKDVDYGLTTRELAQMIKEAGINLPEMPKSDFDSPFGEASGAGLIFGATGGVMEAALRTVVEFITGNKTEDIFERANIIPLRGFEGIRYMEIPIGNKVGPVPDLIKHLIPDWNWLKGATLKVAVAHGTANAKKIMEDIKAGGKFSECHFIEFMACPGGCLGGGGQPIPTNPEIRKKRAEAIYAEDESLEIRKSHENPNVIRLYKEFLTEGPCSHLSHKLLHTHYVKRGRYIA is encoded by the coding sequence ATGGAAAGTAGAGGAGATTTCAGAGTACCTGTAAGTCAAACAGCTCATAAAGTAGAAATTCCAAAAGATACTTCAGGCATAGGTGGAACTGTAACAGTAGAAATTAATGAAAAGAAAGTCTCCGTACCGTTGGGAACAACAATACTGGAAGCATGTAGACAGGTTGGAATTTCTATCCCTACTTTATGTCATCATGATGATTTATGTATTGCAGGTGTTTGTAGAATTTGTGTTGTAGAAGTTGAAGGAATGAGAACATTGCAAGCAAGTTGTTCTTATCCAATAACTACACCAATCAAGATTAAAACTTCTACACCAACAGTAAGAAAAGCACGCAGACATATTCTCGATTTATTGTTAAGCGAACACTATGGTGAATGTTATTCCTGTTTTCGTAATGGAAATTGTGAATTACAAAAACTTGCAAAAGAATATGGTGTTGATAATTATACATTTGGTCATGTAAATAAACCAAGATACGAAGTTGATAGATCTTCTTACTCTGTTATTAGAGATATGAGTAAATGTATTTTGTGTAAAAGATGTGTTAGAACATGCATAGATTTACAGGAAGTTGGTGTACTCGAAGCAATAGGAAGAGGTGATAATACTCATATAGGAACATTTCTTGATAAACCACTTGCTGATGTTATATGCATTAATTGTGGACAATGTATTAATCGTTGCCCAACTGCAGCATTAAGAGCAAACGATCCATCAGATGAAATATGGAAAGCAATTGACGATCCTACTAAACATGTTGTAATTCAAACAGCACCATCTCCACGTGCTGCTATTGGCGAAGAATTTGGTCTACCTGCTGGAACATCTATGACAAGAGAATTAAATACTGCTCTTAGAAGAATCGGATTTGATAAAGTATTCGATACAAATTTTGCTGCTGACTTAACAATTATAGAAGAAGGGACTGAACTCATTCTTAGGCTTTATAAAGCTCTTGTGAAAAAAGAACCTGTTGCTCTCCCTCAGTTTACTTCTTGCTCTCCAGGTTGGGTTAAATACATTGAACATTTTTATCCAGAGTATCTTGACCATATGAGTTCTGCAAAATCACCACAACAAATGTTTGGTGCATTAATTAAAACCTTTTATGCACAGAAAGCTGGAATTGATCCAGAGAATATTGTTTCTGTAGCTTTAATGCCTTGTTCTGCAAAGAAATTCGAATGCAATAGACCAGAAATGAATTCAAGTGGTTTCAAAGATGTAGATTATGGATTAACAACTCGTGAATTAGCACAAATGATAAAAGAAGCAGGAATAAATTTACCTGAAATGCCTAAGAGTGATTTCGATTCACCGTTTGGAGAAGCATCTGGTGCAGGATTAATTTTTGGTGCTACAGGTGGTGTTATGGAAGCGGCTTTAAGAACTGTTGTCGAATTTATTACTGGCAACAAAACAGAAGATATTTTTGAAAGAGCAAATATAATCCCATTACGTGGTTTTGAAGGTATTAGATACATGGAAATTCCTATTGGTAATAAAGTTGGACCTGTTCCAGATTTAATTAAACATTTAATTCCAGATTGGAATTGGTTGAAAGGAGCTACACTCAAAGTTGCAGTTGCTCATGGAACAGCAAATGCAAAGAAAATTATGGAAGATATCAAAGCAGGTGGAAAATTTTCTGAATGTCATTTTATTGAGTTTATGGCTTGTCCAGGTGGTTGTCTGGGTGGCGGAGGTCAACCAATACCAACAAATCCTGAAATTAGAAAAAAACGTGCTGAAGCAATTTATGCAGAAGATGAATCTCTTGAAATTAGAAAATCACATGAAAATCCGAATGTTATTAGACTCTATAAAGAATTTCTAACTGAAGGTCCTTGCAGTCATCTATCACATAAATTATTACATACTCATTATGTAAAACGAGGTAGATATATTGCTTAA